One genomic segment of Aliidiomarina minuta includes these proteins:
- a CDS encoding autotransporter assembly complex protein TamA has product MKLWLVLLVLAMLFCISPAMAEETDNGQNNQLEVSISGVSGRDASNVRNRLSIYTYHGQQAPGAARLRFLHRRAEQEILRALAPSGYYQASVERQLERTDSGWQARYDITPGPVMQIRDVDIQITGEAREDDAFRNLINNLDIRSGQNLRHSNYENAKSRLRNLATERGYNEAAFAKSELRIDLEDYAADIVIHLESGPRFRFGQIRFSEAQLDEDVLQRFVPFHEGDYLTSDRLMELQFGMADSDYFSRVQIEPLWSEADDDKLVPVAVELEPNKRTYYRAGIGYGTDTGARLSFDQNRRWVNTRGHRFSTQFQLSESSSTVAANYIIPGQQPQTDQYAIRTSWRDEDVGPTRTEIFTLGVSWQTQLERTLRTMSLDWQDERDRFEGERRNTQFLIPSIQWNRVHTPDRLDVARGYRLNLGLRGATEQALSSTDFGQVTLSGKFVFSFAERFRFLTRGDFGTTAATDFDRIPTSLRFYAGGDTSIRGYGYRMVGPRNEEGEIVGGRHLAVGSAEVDYEFRPNWRVAAFIDSGNAFDNVNDAFRTGIGAGVRWQSPVGPIRIDLAHGLADVGDTIRLHLTLGPDL; this is encoded by the coding sequence ATGAAGTTGTGGTTAGTCCTACTTGTTTTAGCTATGCTTTTCTGTATTTCTCCCGCGATGGCTGAAGAAACAGATAACGGACAAAACAACCAGCTTGAAGTCTCTATTAGTGGCGTCAGCGGTCGTGACGCGTCCAACGTGCGTAACCGATTATCTATCTATACTTACCACGGGCAGCAGGCACCAGGAGCTGCACGCCTTAGGTTCCTGCACCGTCGTGCAGAACAGGAAATACTGCGCGCCTTAGCCCCATCTGGCTATTACCAGGCGTCAGTAGAACGACAACTGGAAAGAACCGATAGTGGCTGGCAGGCCCGGTATGACATAACACCCGGCCCTGTCATGCAAATACGTGATGTCGACATTCAGATTACCGGCGAAGCCCGGGAAGACGATGCTTTTCGCAACCTGATTAATAATCTGGATATTAGAAGCGGTCAGAATTTAAGGCATAGCAATTACGAAAACGCCAAAAGCCGTTTACGCAATCTTGCTACTGAGCGCGGCTACAATGAAGCAGCTTTTGCAAAAAGTGAATTACGCATTGATCTCGAAGACTACGCTGCAGATATAGTTATACACTTGGAGTCAGGCCCTCGGTTTCGTTTCGGTCAGATTCGTTTTAGCGAGGCCCAGCTTGATGAAGACGTACTGCAGCGCTTTGTTCCCTTTCATGAAGGCGATTATTTAACGTCTGACCGACTGATGGAATTACAATTTGGCATGGCAGATAGTGACTATTTCAGCCGTGTACAGATTGAGCCACTTTGGTCAGAGGCCGATGACGACAAACTGGTACCTGTTGCTGTTGAACTGGAACCTAATAAACGCACCTATTATCGAGCAGGCATTGGTTACGGAACTGATACCGGGGCTCGATTGAGTTTTGATCAGAACCGTCGGTGGGTGAATACTCGCGGGCACCGATTTTCAACCCAATTCCAATTGTCAGAATCCTCATCCACAGTCGCTGCCAATTACATTATACCCGGCCAACAGCCGCAAACAGATCAGTATGCCATTCGGACTTCATGGCGCGATGAAGATGTTGGGCCAACCAGAACTGAGATATTCACTTTAGGGGTGAGCTGGCAAACCCAACTGGAACGCACGTTACGTACTATGAGTTTAGACTGGCAGGACGAACGAGATCGCTTTGAGGGCGAACGACGCAATACCCAATTCCTTATTCCAAGTATTCAATGGAACCGGGTTCACACTCCAGACCGTTTGGATGTCGCTCGAGGCTATCGTCTCAACCTTGGCTTACGAGGTGCTACCGAGCAAGCGCTATCTAGCACCGATTTCGGCCAGGTTACCTTGTCCGGTAAGTTCGTATTTTCCTTCGCCGAGCGATTCCGTTTTCTGACGCGTGGCGATTTTGGCACTACAGCAGCAACCGACTTTGACCGTATACCGACCTCCCTACGTTTCTACGCCGGTGGTGATACTAGTATCCGTGGCTACGGTTATCGCATGGTAGGACCTCGGAATGAAGAGGGTGAGATTGTTGGTGGTCGTCACCTCGCAGTAGGCAGCGCAGAAGTGGATTATGAATTCCGACCTAACTGGCGGGTCGCTGCATTTATTGATTCAGGCAATGCTTTTGATAACGTCAACGATGCTTTTCGCACTGGTATTGGTGCAGGTGTTCGCTGGCAAAGCCCCGTAGGTCCTATTCGCATTGACCTGGCTCATGGTCTTGCTGATGTCGGTGACACTATTCGTTTACACTTAACCCTGGGGCCTGACTTATGA
- a CDS encoding heme biosynthesis HemY N-terminal domain-containing protein codes for MFKALLLLLIIVAGFIVGPLWSGQTGYVMIAVSGYTVETSLVVLAMAVILLLLVFWLIEWLLRKILAGSRLSSSWLQRRRLKKGDTQLSSAFNSWLTHDYAKAQEQAEQATSNLKRPQQAYLLAAMAANARHDSVSYQRLLEKANSAEDDKQLPLLLAEAESAAPKEAQQQLQHLLKQYPRHPGVLRVAAKTFYRHQQWSELRPLLPELAKKNLIEPRLLLSYTQKSYQAYFAVAQEDPTELHKRWRDLDRQLRQDTSVRLEYIRALLDNQQQEEAAKVAIKGLRKGYLEPIDLLLGQSQFDWQGSALLTEHIQQMVKKQPDDANALALLGLLAMQQNDHDLAERALRKALELYPNKRFYQLLGDTYLAAEQSAKALAAYKAASQ; via the coding sequence GTGTTTAAAGCTTTGCTACTGTTACTCATTATCGTTGCAGGTTTTATAGTCGGGCCATTATGGTCGGGACAAACCGGTTACGTCATGATCGCGGTTTCCGGCTATACCGTAGAAACCAGCCTGGTTGTGCTGGCAATGGCCGTTATTCTTCTGCTTCTGGTATTTTGGTTGATAGAATGGTTGCTGCGCAAGATCCTCGCAGGTTCCCGATTAAGTTCCAGCTGGCTGCAGCGGCGTCGTCTTAAAAAGGGCGACACCCAGCTCAGTAGCGCCTTCAATAGCTGGCTCACCCATGATTATGCCAAAGCACAGGAGCAAGCTGAACAGGCTACTAGTAACCTTAAACGCCCCCAACAGGCTTACTTACTGGCGGCTATGGCCGCGAATGCGCGGCATGATTCGGTCAGTTATCAACGCCTGCTCGAAAAGGCCAATTCAGCAGAGGACGATAAACAACTTCCTTTGCTGCTGGCGGAAGCGGAGAGCGCGGCCCCGAAAGAGGCTCAACAACAATTACAGCATTTACTCAAACAGTATCCTCGCCATCCGGGTGTATTGCGTGTGGCCGCTAAGACCTTTTACCGGCATCAGCAATGGTCAGAACTTCGTCCGTTATTGCCTGAGCTGGCAAAGAAAAACCTGATTGAACCTCGGTTACTGCTTAGCTATACCCAGAAAAGTTATCAAGCCTACTTTGCCGTGGCACAAGAAGACCCTACTGAGTTACATAAACGCTGGCGTGACCTGGATCGCCAACTACGGCAGGATACCTCGGTTCGACTCGAATACATAAGGGCCCTGCTGGATAATCAGCAGCAGGAGGAGGCCGCGAAAGTAGCGATCAAAGGTTTACGTAAAGGTTATCTGGAACCAATTGATCTATTATTAGGTCAGAGTCAGTTCGACTGGCAAGGTTCGGCACTATTGACCGAGCATATTCAGCAAATGGTTAAAAAGCAGCCGGACGATGCCAATGCACTCGCATTATTAGGCCTTCTGGCAATGCAGCAAAACGATCATGACCTCGCTGAGCGAGCGCTGCGTAAAGCATTGGAACTTTATCCGAATAAACGCTTTTACCAGTTACTCGGTGATACTTACCTTGCCGCTGAACAAAGTGCAAAAGCACTGGCCGCGTATAAAGCAGCCAGTCAATAA
- a CDS encoding uroporphyrinogen-III C-methyltransferase — MTNGVLLIRQHDQANPLEKALAERDQPVFRQAVIESEMIQLPQKELSELTEQSWDGIIVVSPAAVEFFHQQLQKHDFKWPQGNYYSVGSGTAERLVTHTHQPVTYPAPNHTGEDLLKLPDLHQIKGQDWLFVTGADGRPLIAETLSERGAKLTSIEVYKRIPLHPDLSENSRLWQEQVATIVVTSKEQLELFWQDLPDSAKNWAQNCNWVISSERLQKAVTDLGINKQRLIVAQNATTDALLKAIPTQSEKVMSKPTEQKSPATKQRKTKKTSWLTSFIILLLLLSVATLGVGGYWLWLQQQEIKRTSVEQMEELNQRLVQTTRAQEELEQSLFDDIESQMNQRFDALREQRNAEAAEAREEAARERQAMFNELESNREEIEQIKSHLDTANLRLSQDLYVIEARDLVVAAGRKLWFDYDRNGAVQLLQHAKRVLEQSRQSHLIPIRQQLENDIELLNGLPEVDVEGLALRLSALRQQVRELPPQREQLESKPLNNGNGNGNDEVSSSFADWRSNLNAAWQSFSEDFIRVQRTEEMPEMQLGAEQRSLLKTQLDLQLQIAQQALLQRQAVNFEQAMDQAIDWINSYYDTESTQVRHVLDALTQLREQNIEPEFPTRLLSEAMLNDAVDELLGESD, encoded by the coding sequence ATGACTAATGGAGTACTGCTGATCCGACAACACGATCAAGCGAACCCTTTGGAAAAAGCGCTCGCAGAACGAGATCAGCCGGTATTCCGGCAAGCAGTCATTGAATCTGAAATGATTCAGTTACCACAAAAAGAGCTGAGTGAGCTAACTGAGCAAAGCTGGGATGGCATTATTGTGGTCAGCCCGGCAGCGGTTGAGTTTTTCCATCAACAACTGCAAAAACACGATTTTAAATGGCCGCAAGGTAACTATTATTCTGTAGGCAGCGGAACTGCCGAGCGCCTGGTTACCCATACTCATCAGCCTGTAACTTACCCCGCTCCGAATCATACTGGTGAAGACCTGTTAAAGCTGCCAGATTTACACCAGATTAAAGGCCAGGACTGGCTCTTTGTCACTGGTGCAGATGGTCGCCCACTGATTGCCGAGACCCTGAGCGAACGTGGTGCTAAGCTGACATCGATTGAAGTTTACAAACGCATCCCGCTGCATCCGGATCTTAGTGAAAACAGCAGACTTTGGCAGGAACAGGTCGCCACTATCGTAGTCACTAGCAAAGAACAGCTAGAACTGTTCTGGCAGGATTTACCTGATTCAGCTAAAAACTGGGCTCAAAACTGCAATTGGGTGATATCCAGCGAGCGTCTGCAAAAAGCAGTTACCGACCTTGGTATCAATAAACAGCGATTGATAGTAGCTCAGAATGCGACTACTGACGCACTTTTAAAAGCCATCCCCACACAGAGTGAAAAAGTCATGAGCAAGCCTACAGAGCAAAAATCACCGGCTACAAAGCAGCGTAAAACAAAGAAAACCAGCTGGCTGACTTCTTTTATTATTCTTTTACTTTTGCTCTCAGTCGCTACCTTAGGTGTCGGCGGCTACTGGTTATGGTTACAGCAGCAGGAAATCAAGCGCACCAGTGTTGAACAGATGGAAGAATTAAACCAACGCCTGGTACAAACCACTCGAGCCCAGGAAGAGCTCGAACAAAGCCTTTTCGATGATATCGAGTCGCAAATGAATCAGCGTTTCGACGCCTTACGCGAACAACGTAACGCTGAAGCGGCTGAAGCTCGCGAAGAAGCCGCAAGAGAGCGCCAGGCAATGTTTAATGAGCTGGAAAGCAATCGCGAAGAGATTGAACAGATTAAAAGTCATTTAGATACTGCCAACCTGCGCCTGTCACAGGATCTGTATGTTATTGAAGCCCGCGATCTGGTAGTGGCCGCAGGTCGTAAGCTGTGGTTTGATTATGACCGCAATGGCGCAGTGCAATTATTACAGCACGCGAAACGAGTATTAGAACAATCACGCCAGAGCCATTTGATTCCAATTCGCCAGCAGTTGGAAAATGATATTGAGTTACTTAATGGTTTACCTGAAGTGGATGTAGAAGGTCTGGCATTGCGCCTGTCCGCACTGCGTCAGCAAGTTCGTGAACTACCTCCTCAGCGTGAGCAGCTAGAAAGCAAGCCGCTTAACAATGGCAATGGCAATGGCAACGATGAGGTAAGCTCAAGTTTTGCTGACTGGCGAAGCAATTTGAACGCCGCCTGGCAGTCGTTTAGTGAAGATTTTATTCGCGTGCAACGCACTGAAGAAATGCCTGAAATGCAGCTTGGCGCCGAACAGCGGTCATTATTAAAAACACAGCTCGATTTGCAGCTGCAGATAGCGCAGCAAGCGCTGCTGCAACGCCAGGCTGTGAATTTCGAGCAAGCCATGGATCAGGCCATTGACTGGATAAACAGCTACTACGACACTGAATCAACTCAGGTTCGCCATGTGCTGGACGCCCTCACTCAGTTACGTGAACAAAATATCGAGCCCGAGTTCCCGACCCGTCTGTTATCAGAAGCGATGCTCAATGATGCTGTTGATGAATTGCTCGGGGAGTCAGACTAG
- the hemC gene encoding hydroxymethylbilane synthase, whose amino-acid sequence MSNKKLVTIATRKSLLALWQAEHIKARLEALHPDLQVELLPMSTRGDVILDTPLAKIGGKGLFVKELEVAMLEGRADIAVHSMKDLPVEFPPGLELYTICEREDPTDAFVSNTYTNLDEMPAGAVVGTCSLRRRCQVAARFPHLKIHDLRGNVQTRLRKLDEGQFDAIILATSGLVRLELEQRIRLRMPPEQSLPANGQGALGIECRSDDSEVKALLKPLEDTDTRICVLAERAMNRRLEGGCQVPIGAFAQLHGDQLHLRGLVGSPDGSQMVEGEIRGAAADSESLGTQLAEDLLARGAGEILQAVYQNSEA is encoded by the coding sequence ATGAGCAATAAAAAATTAGTCACCATTGCAACCCGTAAAAGCTTACTGGCACTTTGGCAAGCCGAGCATATCAAAGCACGCTTAGAAGCGTTGCATCCTGATTTGCAGGTTGAACTCTTACCCATGAGCACCCGCGGCGATGTTATTCTGGATACTCCATTGGCTAAAATCGGCGGTAAAGGGCTTTTTGTTAAAGAGCTTGAGGTTGCCATGCTTGAGGGCCGAGCCGATATTGCGGTGCATTCAATGAAAGATTTACCGGTGGAATTTCCTCCCGGGCTGGAGCTGTACACTATCTGCGAGCGTGAAGACCCTACTGATGCTTTCGTCTCCAATACCTACACGAACCTGGACGAAATGCCTGCAGGCGCCGTTGTCGGCACCTGCAGCCTGCGCCGTCGCTGTCAGGTGGCCGCCCGTTTCCCACACCTGAAAATTCACGATTTGCGCGGTAACGTGCAAACCCGCCTGCGCAAACTGGATGAAGGCCAGTTCGACGCCATTATTCTGGCAACTTCAGGTTTAGTAAGACTTGAGCTAGAGCAGCGAATTCGCCTGCGCATGCCACCGGAGCAATCACTGCCAGCCAATGGGCAGGGCGCGCTTGGCATTGAGTGTCGCAGTGACGACAGTGAAGTCAAAGCCTTACTGAAACCATTGGAAGACACCGATACCCGCATTTGTGTCTTAGCCGAGCGCGCAATGAACCGCCGCCTGGAAGGTGGTTGCCAGGTGCCGATCGGCGCTTTTGCCCAGCTGCACGGTGACCAGCTACACTTACGTGGGTTGGTCGGTAGTCCAGATGGCAGTCAAATGGTAGAAGGCGAAATCAGAGGGGCCGCCGCTGACTCTGAAAGTCTGGGGACTCAGTTAGCAGAAGACTTGCTCGCACGGGGCGCCGGTGAGATATTGCAAGCCGTTTATCAGAATAGCGAGGCGTAA
- a CDS encoding DUF2914 domain-containing protein, protein MFKSGSVLLTAASLLFSSILLAETDNPVWDQNHIERAVLTSSVDNNEPTDDLGDEYQLSGADYDRITFFTQVINHANRDIKHRWYRNQHLQAEVNLAIGSDNWRTYSTKRLQHIESGDWTVRVVNENDDLLLEYHFTVKPQS, encoded by the coding sequence ATGTTTAAATCAGGCTCTGTACTACTAACAGCTGCATCACTACTGTTTAGCTCCATATTGCTGGCCGAAACTGACAATCCGGTGTGGGATCAAAATCATATAGAGCGCGCGGTGCTCACCAGTAGCGTCGATAACAACGAACCCACTGACGATTTAGGTGATGAATACCAGTTAAGTGGAGCCGACTATGACCGCATTACTTTCTTTACCCAGGTGATTAATCACGCGAATCGCGATATTAAGCATCGCTGGTACCGTAACCAGCACTTGCAGGCCGAAGTTAACCTGGCGATAGGCAGTGACAACTGGCGCACCTATTCAACTAAGCGCCTGCAGCATATAGAAAGCGGCGACTGGACAGTTCGTGTGGTCAATGAAAACGATGACTTACTGCTGGAATATCACTTTACCGTTAAACCCCAATCCTGA
- the lptM gene encoding LPS translocon maturation chaperone LptM, with translation MKKRIIAAVSALLCVFLLAACGQKGPLYIPQEPEQTDVPEERAEPNQEVPEDV, from the coding sequence ATGAAAAAACGCATCATTGCGGCGGTAAGTGCACTTCTGTGTGTATTCCTGCTCGCCGCCTGTGGCCAGAAAGGGCCTTTATATATTCCGCAAGAACCGGAACAGACTGATGTGCCGGAAGAGCGCGCTGAACCTAACCAAGAAGTACCTGAAGATGTCTGA
- the lysA gene encoding diaminopimelate decarboxylase gives MSEFVYRNGVLHAEQTPMTTIAENFGTPCYVYSRAAIEQNWRAFEEQLPAPHQACYAVKANSNLAVLQVLALMGAGFDVVSGGEIARVLQAGGDAGKIVFSGVGKSRSEIEYALDAGIAQFNVESSAELERISEIASARQLVARVSLRVNPDVDAKTHPYIATGLEANKFGIPMGEAMQTYRLAAGLPGLQVIGADCHIGSQLTEIEPFLDAMDRMLQLIDKLAAEGIQLTHLDMGGGLGVAYADEKPPAVADYIQALLGKLVDHPQLALYLEPGRAIVANAGVMLTRVEYIKESEKKDFVIVDAGMNDMLRPSLYQAFHEILNVREQSPSRSKPADIVGPVCETGDFLGHNRTITASAGDLLAVKSAGAYGFAMSSNYNTRVRPAELMVDGDQVHIIRQREQLEQLWQSEHLLP, from the coding sequence ATGTCTGAATTTGTTTACCGAAACGGAGTTCTGCATGCTGAGCAGACTCCAATGACCACCATTGCTGAAAACTTTGGTACGCCTTGTTATGTCTATTCCCGTGCTGCGATAGAGCAAAACTGGCGTGCATTTGAGGAGCAATTGCCCGCACCTCATCAAGCCTGTTATGCAGTTAAAGCGAACAGTAACCTGGCTGTACTGCAGGTTCTGGCGCTTATGGGGGCCGGTTTTGATGTGGTCTCTGGCGGCGAAATTGCACGTGTACTGCAGGCCGGAGGAGACGCCGGTAAGATCGTTTTTTCTGGCGTTGGCAAATCCCGCTCTGAAATTGAATATGCTCTGGATGCCGGAATTGCGCAGTTTAACGTTGAATCCTCTGCCGAACTGGAACGTATTAGTGAAATTGCCAGTGCTCGTCAACTGGTGGCCAGGGTATCGCTGCGTGTTAACCCTGATGTCGATGCGAAAACGCATCCGTATATAGCAACAGGCCTGGAAGCCAATAAATTCGGTATTCCTATGGGCGAAGCTATGCAAACCTATCGTTTAGCAGCAGGGTTACCTGGTTTGCAGGTTATAGGCGCGGACTGTCACATAGGTTCCCAGTTAACTGAGATTGAACCTTTCCTGGATGCTATGGATCGTATGTTGCAGCTGATCGATAAACTGGCAGCTGAAGGTATTCAGCTTACCCATCTGGATATGGGCGGTGGGCTGGGTGTGGCTTATGCGGATGAAAAGCCACCGGCCGTTGCTGATTATATTCAGGCCTTGCTTGGTAAGTTAGTTGATCATCCGCAGCTGGCGCTTTATCTGGAACCTGGCCGCGCCATTGTAGCGAATGCCGGGGTCATGCTAACGCGGGTTGAGTATATTAAAGAAAGCGAGAAAAAAGATTTTGTGATTGTCGACGCAGGTATGAATGACATGCTCAGGCCCTCGCTTTACCAGGCATTTCATGAGATTTTAAATGTCAGGGAGCAAAGCCCGTCACGCTCGAAACCTGCGGATATTGTAGGGCCAGTTTGTGAAACCGGTGACTTTCTTGGCCATAATCGCACTATTACCGCATCAGCTGGTGATTTGCTGGCGGTTAAGAGCGCTGGCGCTTATGGTTTTGCGATGAGTTCCAACTACAATACCCGGGTGAGACCCGCAGAGCTGATGGTAGATGGCGATCAGGTGCATATTATTCGGCAACGTGAACAATTAGAACAGCTCTGGCAAAGTGAACACTTGCTACCCTGA
- the dapF gene encoding diaminopimelate epimerase has protein sequence MLIHFSKMHGLGNDFMVIDNVTQNIFLNTEQIAALADRNRGIGFDQLLMVEPPYDPDVDFHYRIFNADGSEVQQCGNGARCFGRFIRHKGLSNKNSFRVSTKGGVISIELDKEGLVRVDMGEPVLQPQAIPFKANKQEITYILRAEEQTFLCGAVSMGNPHCIMLVDDVDNAPVDQVGALLTKHERFPEAANIGFLQIVSDQHARLRVFERGVGETQACGSGACAAAVWGMLQERLESPARIELPGGTLEISWQPGQSVFMTGEASHVYDGQIVL, from the coding sequence ATGCTCATTCATTTTTCTAAAATGCATGGTCTGGGCAATGACTTTATGGTTATTGACAACGTTACTCAGAACATTTTTCTAAATACCGAGCAGATTGCGGCGTTGGCGGATCGTAACCGTGGCATTGGTTTTGATCAGTTGTTGATGGTGGAGCCGCCATACGACCCGGACGTAGACTTTCATTATCGCATTTTTAATGCCGACGGTTCGGAGGTCCAGCAGTGTGGCAACGGAGCCCGTTGTTTCGGTCGGTTTATCCGCCATAAAGGCCTGTCGAATAAAAACTCGTTTCGGGTCAGTACCAAAGGCGGCGTGATTAGCATTGAGCTGGATAAAGAGGGGTTAGTGCGAGTAGATATGGGCGAGCCAGTGCTGCAGCCACAAGCGATTCCCTTTAAAGCGAATAAACAGGAAATCACCTATATTTTACGCGCTGAAGAGCAAACTTTTTTATGCGGTGCAGTGAGCATGGGCAACCCCCACTGCATAATGCTGGTGGACGATGTCGATAATGCTCCCGTTGACCAGGTCGGTGCCTTGTTAACTAAGCATGAGCGTTTTCCGGAAGCGGCGAATATAGGATTTTTGCAAATAGTTTCCGATCAACATGCCCGTTTGCGTGTTTTTGAGCGCGGCGTGGGTGAGACCCAGGCCTGTGGCAGCGGTGCTTGCGCGGCGGCAGTGTGGGGTATGTTGCAGGAACGGCTAGAAAGTCCAGCCAGAATAGAGTTACCGGGTGGTACGCTGGAAATCAGCTGGCAACCGGGACAAAGTGTTTTTATGACGGGCGAAGCCAGCCACGTTTACGATGGGCAGATAGTATTATGA
- a CDS encoding DUF484 family protein, with amino-acid sequence MTKQDSTAELKSAGSERLDDTLIVEYLQENPDFFDRNPELLTRINLRHHNEGSVSLVERQQRILRTQIAELQEEITELMSNARRNEMIFRGYSALYVDLLRCETLTEVLDSLRTTFQQQLALPELTLKFFDSPISLPEQFTFAADTHKQLLSKRFGDSSVYLGRLTQEEQRLLFQDTKVESVALVLLGRDQQLGMLAFGSKDPSHFDPSMDYLLINQLQALLSVILPIMLKSGT; translated from the coding sequence ATGACTAAACAGGATTCAACAGCAGAGCTGAAAAGCGCAGGTAGTGAACGGCTGGATGACACATTGATCGTTGAGTATTTGCAGGAGAACCCGGATTTTTTTGATCGTAATCCTGAGTTACTGACACGTATCAACCTGCGGCATCATAACGAAGGGTCGGTATCTCTGGTGGAACGCCAGCAACGCATACTGCGTACTCAGATAGCCGAGCTGCAGGAAGAAATTACCGAATTAATGTCGAATGCACGGCGCAATGAAATGATTTTTCGCGGTTACAGCGCCCTGTATGTTGACTTGCTGCGCTGTGAGACCCTGACCGAGGTACTGGATAGCCTGCGGACTACCTTCCAGCAGCAACTGGCCCTGCCGGAACTCACTCTTAAGTTTTTTGACAGCCCGATAAGCCTGCCGGAGCAGTTTACCTTCGCAGCGGATACGCATAAGCAGCTTTTGAGCAAACGTTTTGGCGACAGCTCTGTTTATCTGGGTCGTCTGACTCAGGAAGAACAGCGTTTATTATTCCAGGACACCAAAGTGGAGTCTGTCGCTCTGGTCCTGCTGGGCCGGGATCAGCAGTTGGGTATGCTGGCATTTGGCAGCAAAGACCCGTCTCATTTTGACCCTAGTATGGATTATTTGCTGATTAACCAGCTGCAGGCTCTGCTTAGCGTGATTTTACCAATCATGCTGAAATCAGGGACTTAA
- the xerC gene encoding tyrosine recombinase XerC, giving the protein MALQQAVDNFINYLAGSRGYSLHTQSSYRRQLELISAALAEQQLSEWKDLKPKTVEALMISWRRQQVGLPSIKQRLAALRSFCDYLLQRHILTSNPARLVQAPKSARTLPKNMDVDAVSYLLDEEPADGMALRDRCMFELIYSCGLRLAELVGLNIQDIGGSRELRITGKGGRTRIVPYGKEAAKWLKLWIKERSNWPGAHLEALFLSQHGRRLSPRSVQLRLKKWGLQRGVFDNLHPHKLRHSFASHVLESSGDLRAVQELLGHANLSTTQIYTHLDFQHLAKVYDNAHPRAKKK; this is encoded by the coding sequence ATGGCACTGCAACAGGCAGTGGATAACTTTATAAATTATCTGGCGGGCAGTCGGGGTTACTCTTTGCATACGCAAAGCAGTTACCGACGCCAACTGGAATTGATCAGTGCCGCACTCGCAGAGCAGCAGCTTAGCGAGTGGAAAGATCTGAAGCCGAAAACAGTGGAAGCGCTGATGATTTCCTGGCGGCGCCAACAGGTAGGTTTACCCAGTATTAAGCAGCGTCTGGCTGCCCTGCGTAGCTTTTGTGACTATTTATTGCAGCGCCATATTTTAACGAGCAATCCGGCGCGTCTGGTGCAGGCGCCTAAATCGGCGCGTACCTTACCTAAAAATATGGATGTCGACGCGGTTAGTTATCTGCTGGATGAAGAGCCCGCCGATGGCATGGCATTGCGTGACCGCTGCATGTTTGAGTTGATTTACAGCTGTGGGCTGCGTTTGGCTGAACTGGTCGGGCTTAATATTCAGGACATAGGTGGCAGCCGGGAGCTTAGAATTACCGGTAAAGGCGGGCGCACCCGAATTGTGCCGTACGGGAAAGAGGCCGCAAAATGGTTAAAGCTCTGGATTAAAGAACGTAGCAACTGGCCTGGCGCACATCTGGAAGCTTTATTCCTGAGTCAGCATGGACGCCGGTTGAGCCCTCGCTCTGTGCAGTTACGTTTAAAAAAATGGGGTTTGCAGCGTGGTGTATTTGATAATCTGCACCCCCACAAGTTACGTCATAGTTTTGCTTCCCATGTGCTGGAGTCCAGTGGCGATCTGCGTGCGGTACAGGAGCTGCTTGGGCATGCCAATCTGAGTACCACGCAAATATATACGCACCTGGATTTTCAGCACCTCGCCAAGGTTTACGACAACGCCCACCCTAGAGCAAAGAAAAAATAA